Proteins from a single region of Platichthys flesus chromosome 16, fPlaFle2.1, whole genome shotgun sequence:
- the LOC133970763 gene encoding thiosulfate sulfurtransferase-like, whose translation METQTRDVVSGQWLAEAVRCNLVGPKLRILDTSWHLPELKRDPKAEFAQRHIPGSLFFDIVECCDHSAAYDLMLPTSSHFSQYVGDLGIGNDTHVVVYDTSEYGSHIAPRVWWMFRMFGHTRVSVLDGGWKNWLLDGHLVTAESCVPEPTEFRAAANLSWVKSCEDVLENVGTRQVQVVDSRPVGRFRGTEPEPRDDTLPGHFPGAINIPFTTFMDANGKMLETEGLSKVFREAGVDPGQPLWTTCSSGVTACQVVLAAHLLGHPGACVYDGSWTEWFKRASPELIISEAEGKKV comes from the exons ATGGAGACCCAGACCCGAGATGTGGTGTCCGGCCAGTGGCTGGCAGAGGCCGTCCGGTGCAACCTCGTCGGTCCCAAGCTTCGCATCCTGGACACGTCGTGGCATTTGCCCGAACTGAAGCGGGACCCGAAGGCTGAGTTTGCACAGAGGCACATTCCGGGCTCCTTGTTTTTTGACATAGTGGAGTGCTGCGACCATAGCGCTGCGTATGATCTCATGCTGCCGACCTCCAGCCACTTCTCCCAGTATGTGGGCGACCTCGGCATCGGCAACGACACGCACGTGGTCGTGTACGACACCAGCGAATACGGGTCTCACATCGCACCCCGGGTGTGGTGGATGTTTCGGATGTTCGGACACACCCGGGTGTCGGTGCTGGACGGCGGCTGGAAGAACTGGCTGCTGGACGGTCACCTGGTCACAGCGGAGAGCTGCGTCCCGGAGCCAACGGAGTTCAGGGCCGCTGCCAATCTGTCCTGGGTGAAGAGCTGCGAGGACGTGCTGGAGAACGTGGGCACCAGGCAGGTGCAGGTGGTGGACTCCCGGCCTGTAGGCAGGTTCAGGGGGACCGAGCCGGAGCCCAGGGACG ATACGCTGCCCGGCCATTTCCCTGGTGCGATCAACATACCCTTCACTACCTTCATGGACGCCAACGGGAAGATGCTGGAAACCGAGGGCCTGTCCAAAGTGTTCAGAGAAGCCGGGGTGGACCCAGGTCAGCCGCTGTGGACCACCTGTAGTTCTGGTGTCACCGCGTGTCAGGTTGTCCTGGCTGCTCACCTGCTGGGGCACCCCGGGGCCTGTGTTTACGACGGCTCCTGGACTGAATGGTTCAAGAGGGCCAGTCCGGAGCTGATCATCTCAGAGGCAGAAGGAAAGAAGGTCTGA
- the si:ch211-256m1.8 gene encoding uncharacterized protein si:ch211-256m1.8: MLFEHSVLDGIVAVFLSGCVYNLSETVDLELALTEPENVNGSVTVSDIKPFSPTSLTFHLQGVNIPQPNPASEVTNQVLTFDVPSYPDVFSTIRDHRGLYDAWINFSLQLSLRQTLGESAASHVLVTPTHMRHYKHGRCDPTYSVTTHSLKLVGALASCIGPDKKIQYTTDILRLFHVALMEHKSLIRKTKSGQGVGPHLAALRQLLPSDNPLKKFLDPFGCPSVYLTGSGLIEGVECGVGNVYAQDQLAVAYLGRKDRVQIVLNGKGSFAQILPMLQDNMKMNLKLVMLLAVRYAIANQMGALECLLQQDQIKKVIGKGLTSGESKADPITGMRPNYTMVIHGGAGEEMMLNTQVIGVIEFALQTALTLGSQVLQQGGRSLDAVQRSVEALEDCFLFNAGKGSVFNKDGKNELEAAIVDGSTLRSGAVACVESVKNPIKAARCVMEKSSHSLIVGNGAEEFLQVQEEEKAVGCEYFYTDIRHRELMAKLSGGDTSKNNHPQTVGAVALDHWQGLAAASSTGGLVGKLKGRVGDTAVVGAGIYADDKLAIACSGDGDVFLRHTVAQKIASLYHHKGYSLRHACKEVMSENLNGACAGIIAVDIKGDAIIESNAGVMFVASLIDGISRVEVLRPLNSFSDVIWETDELVAYLNPKPWIPGSTILTRKTNNGASSVFHLPTPDFVAMLQAARVVSNLLCERLGVRRCALVFYPTPDHPAQIRLLPLHGLKPKWEPHLAGEEEFHEYDPGYCNSKSSPCWDDQSLTQVQAKIRNKLPTPNAPSCFDFFGDRSCNNLFSRIVRGEQPQWRVWEDSEYVAFLTPYPNTPGLTVVVPRKPLSSDLFKLDQADYKAMILAIHKVARLLEEGMRARGVALIFEGLEIDYAHAKLIPLSPPADGTTPAELTPECYQSYPGYVSSMDGPAADPETLKAVHSKITKCRAPHSWQNPVSHSTLAIKSQWYRNLFQIQNTLFHSTVEYFQSLCHYSYALTPLTTDTISSPMGLGSDSDPVSVNLLGQDIYLADSMQFVLEYFLRFQENLPGTYYISPSFRGEDPDATHLNQFYHVECELIGDMNDAICIAERYLAHLTKSMLKQHSYIILNTAGTLTHAKAMQSKLEGKDGLPRIPLDQAIPMMPSADCVEWVQDGQPQFGRKLTRKGERVLIEKYDGAVWLTEMDHLGVPFYQAYVEGSGQRKAKAADLLIGLGETVGLGERHSTPEMVQEALRHHTVPEQSYKWYMSMRQAKPLLSSGWGMGTERYLCWLLQHDDVRDIQIIPRMKGMKFMP; encoded by the coding sequence ATGTTGTTTGAGCACAGTGTTTTGGATGGGATAGTGGCTGTGTTTCTCAGTGGTTGTGTCTATAATCTGTCTGAGACTGTTGATTTAGAACTAGCCCTCACTGAACCAGAGAATGTGAATGGGTCCGTCACAGTTAGCGATATAAAACCGTTTTCCCCGACTTCTTTAACCTTCCACTTGCAAGGAGTAAACATCCCACAGCCAAACCCGGCCTCAGAAGTAACTAATCAAGTTCTCACGTTTGATGTTCCTTCCTACCCGGATGTCTTTTCTACGATCAGAGATCACAGAGGCCTGTATGATGCCTGGATCAACTTCTCTTTGCAGCTTTCCCTGAGGCAGACTCTTGGGGAATCAGCTGCCAGTCACGTGCTTGTCACACCTACCCATATGCGCCACTACAAACATGGTCGATGTGATCCTACATACTCAGTCACCACTCATTCTCTCAAGTTAGTAGGTGCCTTGGCTTCCTGCATAGGCCCAGATAAGAAAATCCAATACACTACTGACATCTTACGCCTGTTCCATGTTGCATTAATGGAGCACAAGAGTCTCatcagaaaaactaaaagtggTCAAGGTGTTGGTCCCCATCTAGCTGCCTTGCGCCAACTTCTGCCATCTGACAATCCACTGAAAAAGTTTCTGGACCCCTTTGGTTGTCCATCTGTATACCTCACTGGTTCAGGTCTCATTGAGGGTGTAGAGTGTGGAGTAGGGAATGTGTATGCACAAGATCAGCTGGCTGTAGCATACCTTGGAAGAAAAGACAGGGTTCAAATTGTGCTTAATGGAAAAGGGAGCTTTGCTCAGATACTGCCAATGCTTCAAGACAACATGAAGATGAACCTGAAGTTAGTGATGCTTCTAGCTGTTAGATATGCCATTGCCAATCAGATGGGAGCCCTGGAGTGTCTACTCCAACAGGACCAAATTAAGAAAGTGATTGGCAAGGGCCTAACAAGTGGGGAAAGCAAAGCTGACCCCATCACAGGCATGAGACCAAACTATACTATGGTGATCCatggtggagctggagaagagatGATGCTGAACACCCAAGTGATTGGGGTTATTGAGTTTGCTCTACAGACAGCCTTAACCCTTGGATCCCAAGTCCTTCAACAAGGTGGCAGGAGTCTGGACGCAGTTCAGAGGTCAGTGGAGGCTCTGGAGGACTGTTTTCTGTTCAATGCAGGTAAAGGCTCAGTATTCAACAAAGATGGCAAAAATGAATTGGAAGCAGCAATTGTAGATGGTAGTACACTGAGGTCGGGAGCTGTTGCCTGTGTGGAAAGTGTGAAGAACCCAATAAAAGCAGCCAGATGTGTCATGGAGAAAAGTTCACATTCACTCATAGTAGGAAATGGGGCAGAGGAGTTTCTGcaagtgcaggaggaggagaaagctgTTGGGTGTGAGTATTTCTACACTGATATACGCCACAGAGAGTTAATGGCAAAGCTCAGCGGTGGAGATACCTCAAAAAACAATCACCCTCAGACAGTTGGAGCTGTTGCATTGGATCATTGGCAGGGGttggctgctgcttcctctACAGGCGGGTTAGTAGGAAAGCTAAAAGGGCGAGTTGGGGATACAGCAGTAGTAGGGGCAGGAATATATGCTGATGACAAATTAGCTATTGCTTGCTCTGGagatggagatgtttttttgAGGCACACAGTTGCCCAGAAAATAGCTAGTCTCTACCATCACAAGGGCTACAGCCTTAGACATGCATGCAAAGAAGTGATGAGTGAAAATCTGAATGGGGCATGTGCAGGCATCATTGCTGTGGATATTAAAGGTGATGCCATCATCGAATCAAATGCTGGCGTAATGTTTGTGGCCTCTCTGATAGATGGTATTTCACGAGTAGAGGTCCTCAGGCCCCTGAACAGCTTCTCTGATGTGATCTGGGAAACAGATGAGCTGGTTGCCTACCTGAATCCCAAACCCTGGATCCCTGGCTCAACCATTCTGACGAGAAAAACTAATAATGGGGCAAGCAGTGTCTTCCACTTGCCCACACCTGATTTTGTGGCTATGCTACAGGCAGCGAGAGTTGTGTCAAACCTACTATGTGAACGGTTGGGAGTGCGGCGCTGTGCCTTGGTTTTCTACCCAACACCGGATCATCCTGCACAAATCAGACTGCTCCCACTTCATGGCCTCAAGCCAAAGTGGGAGCCTCATCTTGCTGGTGAAGAGGAATTCCATGAATACGATCCTGGCTACTGCAATTCAAAAAGCAGCCCATGCTGGGATGATCAATCTCTGACTCAGGTTCAAGCCAAGATCAGAAACAAATTACCAACACCCAATGCACCTTCTTGCTTTGACTTTTTTGGGGACCGCTCCTGTAACAACCTGTTCAGCCGTATTGTTCGGGGCGAGCAGCCACAGTGGAGGGTGTGGGAAGACAGTGAGTATGTTGCATTCCTCACGCCATACCCAAACACGCCTGGTCTGACTGTTGTGGTGCCACGCAAACCACTGTCCAGTGACCTCTTCAAATTGGACCAAGCTGACTACAAAGCAATGATTTTAGCAATTCATAAAGTTGCCCGACTATTGGAAGAGGGGATGAGAGCTCGAGGTGTTGCATTGATCTTTGAGGGATTGGAGATTGACTATGCTCATGCGAAGCTGATCCCTCTATCCCCTCCAGCTGATGGCACTACGCCTGCTGAGCTGACACCAGAATGCTATCAAAGCTACCCTGGATATGTGTCATCGATGGACGGGCCAGCTGCTGATCCTGAGACCCTTAAAGCGGTCCACTCAAAAATCACTAAGTGCAGAGCTCCACATTCATGGCAAAACCCCGTTTCCCATTCCACACTTGCCATTAAGAGCCAGTGGTATCGCAACCTGTTCCAGATTCAAAACACTCTTTTCCACAGCACAGTGGAATATTTCCAAAGTCTCTGCCATTACTCCTACGCTCTGACCCCTCTCACCACCGACACCATCTCCTCGCCGATGGGTCTGGGATCTGACTCAGACCCAGTTTCTGTTAACCTGCTGGGACAGGACATCTACCTGGCTGACTCAATGCAATTTGTTCTTGAGTACTTTCTTCGCTTCCAGGAGAACCTGCCAGGAACCTACTACATATCTCCCAGCTTTAGAGGGGAAGATCCTGATGCCACACACCTGAACCAGTTCTACCACGTGGAGTGTGAACTGATAGGTGATATGAATGATGCCATTTGCATAGCAGAGAGATACTTGGCTCATCTCACTAAGTCCATGTTGAAGCAACACTCGTATATCATTCTCAACACTGCTGGGACCCTCACGCATGCCAAAGCCATGCAGAGTAAGCTAGAGGGAAAAGATGGACTACCAAGAATCCCTCTTGATCAGGCCATTCCCATGATGCCATCTGCTGACTGCGTTGAGTGGGTCCAGGATGGTCAGCCCCAGTTTGGCAGAAAACTAACACGCAAAGGAGAGCGAGTCTTGATAGAAAAATATGATGGCGCTGTTTGGTTGACCGAGATGGATCATCTGGGGGTCCCCTTCTACCAGGCATATGTGGAGGGCAGTGGGCAGCGCAAAGCCAAAGCTGCAGACCTTCTGATAGGGCTGGGTGAGACTGTGGGTCTTGGTGAGCGTCATTCCACCCCTGAGATGGTGCAAGAAGCTCTCAGGCACCACACAGTTCCTGAGCAGTCCTACAAGTGGTACATGAGCATGCGACAAGCAAAACCCCTCCTCAGCAGTGGTTGGGGCATGGGGACAGAGCGCTACCTGTGCTGGCTGCTACAGCACGATGACGTCAGAGATATACAGATCATACCGAGGATGAAAGGCATGAAATTCATGCCCTGA